The following are from one region of the Coffea eugenioides isolate CCC68of chromosome 2, Ceug_1.0, whole genome shotgun sequence genome:
- the LOC113762962 gene encoding uncharacterized protein LOC113762962, whose amino-acid sequence MNCSARLSKSIPGFYCSSVRFDTAPCIHFLHFCQNAPPTYVNFRLKNSVTLKLGQKLLPTCASKTNPSEGSDRKNGETARGPPFLTILAGFLVFFVLCWIIGSIVLWLIGLFVRAPPSK is encoded by the exons ATGAATTGCTCTGCCCGACTATCTAAATCTATTCCAGGTTTCTACTGCTCCAGTGTTAGATTCGATACCGCTCCCTGCATCCATTTCCTCCATTTTTGTCAAAATGCCCCACCTACCTATGTCAACTTCAG GTTGAAGAATTCTGTAACACTGAAACTGGGGCAGAAGTTACTTCCTACGTGTGCATCAAAGACAAATCCCTCAGAAGGATCTGATAGGAAGAATGGCGAAACTGCCCGAGGCCCTCCATTCCTGACCATTTTGGCTggttttcttgtatttttcgtTCTATGTTGGATCATTGGATCTATTGTACTGTGGCTCATTGGTCTATTTGTCCGCGCACCTCCATCCAAATGA